One window of the Triticum dicoccoides isolate Atlit2015 ecotype Zavitan chromosome 3B, WEW_v2.0, whole genome shotgun sequence genome contains the following:
- the LOC119278992 gene encoding metallothionein-like protein 2C: protein MSCCGGNCGCGSACKCGNGCGGCNMYPEAEAAGATLLVSATATHKASSSGMEMAAENGGCGCTQCKCGTSCGCSCCSC, encoded by the exons ATGTCTTGCTGCGGAGGAAACTGCGGCTGTGGCAGCGCCTGCAAGTGCGGCAACGGCTGCGGCGGCTGCAACATGTAcccggaggccgaggccgccggcGCCACCCTCCTCGtctccgccaccgccacccacaAGGC GAGCTCCAGCGGCATGGAGATGGCGGCGGAGAACGGCGGCTGCGGCTGCACCCAGTGCAAGTGCGGCACCAGCTGCGGCTGCTCCTGCTGCAGTTGCTAG